One part of the Candidatus Methylomirabilota bacterium genome encodes these proteins:
- a CDS encoding polymer-forming cytoskeletal protein, protein MKRRAAVATRRKLTAFLDEGSEIEGKYTFSGTVLLNGKFQGEIASPDTLIIGERGVVNASVRAGTLVVNGELVGNVHASDRIELSGKARVFGDLESPIIVLEEGVMFEGHCRMPKPEASDSARDVAVVPLKRS, encoded by the coding sequence TTGAAGCGTCGCGCCGCCGTCGCCACCCGGAGAAAGCTCACCGCCTTCCTCGACGAAGGATCCGAGATCGAGGGCAAGTACACGTTCTCCGGCACCGTCCTCCTCAACGGGAAGTTCCAGGGTGAGATCGCGTCGCCGGACACGCTCATTATCGGCGAGCGCGGCGTGGTGAACGCGAGCGTGCGCGCGGGCACTCTCGTGGTGAATGGTGAGCTGGTCGGCAACGTGCACGCCAGCGACCGCATCGAGCTGTCGGGCAAGGCCCGCGTCTTCGGAGATCTCGAGTCCCCGATCATCGTGCTCGAGGAGGGCGTGATGTTCGAGGGCCACTGCCGGATGCCGAAGCCGGAGGCGTCCGACTCGGCCCGCGACGTCGCGGTGGTTCCCCTGAAGCGCTCATGA
- a CDS encoding OsmC family protein: MYGTLRGALAGRKIAFDRDGFTATVEGRIVGVGKTIRIKSIHLHYELAVSPDSREATERALALHPQGCPAHQSVQGAIDVTWDARVRLGEEIVDLRGGAEAAE; encoded by the coding sequence ATGTACGGCACGCTGCGCGGCGCCCTGGCAGGGCGCAAGATCGCGTTCGACCGCGACGGCTTCACCGCCACCGTGGAAGGCCGTATCGTCGGGGTCGGCAAGACCATCCGCATCAAGTCCATTCACCTGCACTACGAGCTGGCGGTCTCGCCGGACAGCCGCGAGGCCACCGAGCGCGCGCTCGCGCTCCATCCGCAGGGTTGCCCGGCGCATCAGAGCGTGCAGGGCGCCATCGACGTTACCTGGGATGCACGGGTCCGGCTGGGCGAGGAGATCGTCGACCTGCGGGGAGGCGCCGAGGCGGCCGAGTAG
- a CDS encoding TIGR04282 family arsenosugar biosynthesis glycosyltransferase, with amino-acid sequence MLDGRPVDPAVGLAVMAKAPRAGTVKTRLCPPLRAVEAAELARCFLLDAVERSAAVAGVRPIVAYAPVEARPDFETLAPGFALVAQRGGDLGERQEALVEDILALGHEAALLIGTDSPTLPPETIDEAVSLVMAPNVDAVFGPTADGGYYLVGVRAPCPELFEAMPWSTSAVLSLTLDRARRLGLRAVCLPTWYDVDTGADLARLESDLRALAGPRPRHTRAFLARRALADPAFVRPTDHERHAPDGGRAAASRGR; translated from the coding sequence ATGCTCGACGGGCGGCCCGTGGATCCGGCGGTCGGACTGGCGGTGATGGCGAAGGCGCCGCGGGCGGGCACGGTGAAGACGCGCCTCTGCCCGCCGCTCCGCGCGGTCGAGGCCGCGGAGCTGGCGCGCTGCTTCCTGCTCGACGCGGTCGAGCGCAGCGCCGCGGTCGCCGGCGTGCGGCCGATCGTCGCCTACGCCCCGGTGGAAGCGCGCCCCGACTTCGAGACGCTGGCGCCCGGCTTCGCGCTGGTCGCGCAGCGAGGCGGCGACCTCGGAGAGCGCCAGGAGGCGCTGGTCGAGGATATTCTCGCGCTCGGCCACGAGGCCGCGCTCTTGATCGGCACCGACTCGCCCACGCTGCCCCCCGAGACGATCGACGAGGCGGTGAGCCTGGTGATGGCGCCGAACGTCGATGCGGTCTTCGGCCCTACCGCGGACGGCGGCTACTATCTGGTCGGCGTGCGCGCCCCCTGTCCGGAGCTGTTCGAAGCGATGCCGTGGAGCACCTCCGCGGTGCTGTCCCTCACGCTCGACCGGGCGCGACGGCTCGGACTCCGCGCGGTGTGCCTGCCCACGTGGTACGACGTCGACACCGGCGCGGATCTGGCTCGGCTCGAATCCGACCTGCGCGCGCTCGCCGGCCCGCGGCCACGTCATACCCGGGCGTTCCTCGCGCGCCGGGCGCTCGCCGACCCTGCCTTCGTCCGTCCTACCGATCATGAACGACACGCTCCGGACGGCGGAAGAGCGGCGGCTTCGCGCGGCCGCTGA
- a CDS encoding M23 family metallopeptidase, giving the protein MKRRGGVTLVLVHGGGTRMLHVGCPRGFLLSALLGVLLGVGLLGGTWWDYFALKQAQLQAASVERRVEEQRALLDTFEQRVAEINREVSGWQDAHVRVWDTFGPSPGGTSKGTGMGGAVAGLPMVFASEAPALPQALALLGSNVSESGQSLRAFERFMERTRPALMSVPFRWPVRGVLNSRFGMRPSPWTGDQEFHRGLDISAGRGTAVLAPASGSVYFAGNGGEYGTTVILDHGHDLRSLYGHLQEIRVKQGQHVERGQVIALTGNTGRTSGPHLHYEIQVRGQAVDPRQYLWN; this is encoded by the coding sequence ATGAAGCGCCGCGGCGGCGTCACGCTCGTGCTGGTCCACGGCGGCGGCACCCGCATGCTGCACGTGGGCTGCCCGCGCGGATTCCTGCTCAGCGCGCTGCTCGGCGTCCTGCTGGGCGTCGGTCTGCTCGGCGGCACCTGGTGGGACTACTTCGCGCTCAAGCAAGCTCAGCTGCAGGCCGCGAGCGTCGAGCGACGGGTCGAGGAGCAGCGGGCGCTGCTGGACACGTTCGAGCAGCGAGTGGCCGAGATCAACCGGGAAGTCAGCGGATGGCAGGACGCACACGTCCGCGTGTGGGACACCTTCGGTCCGTCGCCGGGCGGCACCAGCAAGGGCACCGGCATGGGCGGCGCGGTGGCGGGGCTGCCCATGGTCTTCGCCAGCGAGGCGCCCGCGCTCCCGCAGGCGCTCGCGCTGCTCGGCAGCAACGTGAGCGAGAGCGGCCAGAGCCTGCGCGCGTTCGAGCGCTTCATGGAGCGGACCCGGCCCGCGTTGATGTCGGTGCCGTTCCGCTGGCCGGTGCGCGGCGTGCTGAACTCCCGCTTCGGCATGCGGCCCTCGCCCTGGACGGGTGACCAGGAGTTCCACCGCGGGCTCGACATCAGCGCCGGCCGGGGTACCGCGGTGCTCGCGCCGGCGTCCGGATCGGTCTACTTCGCGGGCAACGGCGGCGAGTACGGGACCACCGTCATTCTCGACCACGGCCACGACCTGCGCTCCCTCTACGGCCACCTCCAGGAGATCCGGGTCAAGCAGGGCCAGCACGTCGAGCGCGGCCAGGTCATCGCGCTCACCGGTAACACCGGACGCACCTCGGGTCCGCACCTGCACTACGAGATCCAGGTGCGTGGCCAGGCCGTCGATCCCCGCCAGTACCTCTGGAACTAG